From Saccopteryx leptura isolate mSacLep1 chromosome 3, mSacLep1_pri_phased_curated, whole genome shotgun sequence, one genomic window encodes:
- the LBH gene encoding protein LBH → MSVYFPIHCPDYLRSAEMTEVMMSTPSMEEIGLNPRKDGLSYQIFPDPSDFDRCCKLKDRLPSIVVEPTEGEVESGELRWPPEEFLVQEDEQDNCEETEKENKEQ, encoded by the exons ATGTCTGTATATTTCCCCATTCACTG CCCTGACTATCTGAGATCGGCTGAGATGACTGAGGTGATGATGAGCACCCCGTCCATGGAGGAGATTGGCCTCAACCCCCGAAAGGATGGCCTTTCCTATCAG ATCTTCCCCGACCCGTCAGACTTTGACCGCTGTTGCAAACTGAAGGACCGTCTGCCCTCCATAGTGGTGGAGCCCacagagggggaggtggagagtgGGGAGCTGCGGTGGCCCCCTGAGGAGTTCTTGGTCCAGGAGGATGAGCAGGACAACtgtgaagagacagagaaagagaacaaggagcagTAG